The genomic segment CACTAGCAATTTTGAATACCAATTGAGAAAAATCATGGAGCTTCTAGGCGCTTTCCCGGTCGGAGATTACATCCCTGGTTTGGCTTGGATAGATAAACTCCGCGGTTTGGATCGTCAAATGGAAGAGGTAAGCAAAACGTTTGTGGAGTTTCTCGAACGAGTGGTTCAAGAACATGTAGATGAAGTTGAGAAGAAAGAGACATtagattttgttgatatattgtTACAAATTCAAAGAGACAAGACAAATGGATTCGAGCTTGCTAGAAGCGACATCAGACTCATCATTTTGGTAATCAAGAAAAACATCCTGTACTTAAATCTAAGTAAATAAATATGAGTCActtgatttaaaattaattaaacataacGTTAATAAACATGaatttttgcttgttttataGGATATTTTCTTAGGAGGAACAACAACAATTTTCACGGCTATCGACTGGGCAATGATACTTCTAATAAGACATCCAGAATCTATGAAAAAACTCCAAGAAGAGATCCGAATGTATTCGAGAAATAAGTTATAtgtatcagaagaagaagttgagaataTGAAATACCTAAAAGCTGTGATTAAAGAAGTCCTTCGACTACATCCCCCAGGCCCATTGTTAATTCCCAGACTACTTAGTGAAGATGTCAAACTAAAGGGTTATGATATTGCGGCTGGCACAATGGTAAGTAACTAAACCAGGAAGccaaacaattaatcatatttgataagaaaactagaaaaataTGGTGCATGGTATTGGTTGAGCAGGTATTCATCAACGCTTGGGCCATTCATCGAGACACCGCAAAATGGGGACCAGATGCAGAAGAGTTTAAGCCAGAGAGGCATTTGGGTCTACCACTGGACTTTCGAGGACAAGACTTCAACTTCATTCCATTCGGATCGGGAAGAAGGTTATGTCCTGCCATAGACTTTGCAACAACGTTAATTGAGGTGGCCTTGGCAAACTTTGTGTACCGGTTTAACTGGAGAGTCGAGAATAGACCacttggagatgatgatgagtacTATCTAGCTGAAACAACCGGTATTGAAGTTTGCCGCAAGTTCCCTTTGATTGCCTTCCCAGCTTCAACTTTATCCAAAGTTTAGGGTACAACTATCTCAGCTAAATTTCAtgctaataaaaaaattgagttcTTGTCCACATTTGGCTGAAATGCGTTTTTCTTATGTACTTCTTtggtttttcttatatatatatgattttagaTAAATATTTACATTACTACTGCTAGTTAATAAACTTTTATAGCTGCTGCTAATTAAGGGtctaaattgttatattaatttgcttctttttctgtATAGTTTCTTAGAACCTCTCTAGTATAACCGTTATTTTTTCAACAATGTTTATTATGTGGATATGAACTTGGAAGGTGAGATAACAACACCAAACTAATTGAACCATTGTATAACATATTTTGGTCAGTAACTATAATGCctcgaccgccacctcttagtgggtcccatgtccaatctcagtccatggtctcactttccttaatgggcctcacgtcctctcactaggcccgtgagtttatcaatatccgacggccggttttcTACGTCCgaaggctttaaagacttgttaccgtccctacaaatcaccacatgatattttcctgtgttttgtcctcactcacacagttacgacagtcacttcccggaagatcacccatcctgagactactccagctcaagcacacttaactctgaagttctctcagaacccttgaccaaaaagataagtgcactttggtgacataggtggccaaatcaattcttttaaacctttctgcaagtctctgaaaccggggtgtcacaataaCATTGCGAGTTTGAATCAATttcaaagaaacagaaacaaaaacatgagtggtaaagagaaataatatttttatacatatgaaATAGATATATCTTACGATCTCTCTCGGAAATAAATCAGGAGAGTAGTTTCGTTCATATGTAAAAGGATGTGGCGATATGTTGTTTTGCTCAATAATACTCAAATATTCTTAATTTCATGATGATTgatactccatccgtttcaaaatataggatgttttaactaaaacacgcagattaagaagtttttacttttaacaaattcaaccaatcaaaaacaatattgcataatagaaaatactaaatttatctaaaagttgcatagaaacttgaaaacatcctatattatgaaacaaacaatttcTCTAAAacttcttatattttgaaacggagggagtatatgaCAAGATGACAATTTCTTAGAGAGAAAACTATTTGGAtgcaaagaaatatataattgagAGAGCTTTGCAACGTCAGCTAGGGAGATCCAATAGgcgattttgggtttttttggttttccacTCTTTTTTCCGGCCGCCGCCGGTGGTTTCTGAGTGATGGTGGCGGATGTTGCTGTCGTCAATCCAGTTGTTAGTCAAACAGAGGCTGTCTTGAATTCTAAATCTTATGCTTTTGCACTTGGAGGTTGGCCTAATCTGACCAAATTTGATGTGGAGTTGGTGGTTGAAGGGAAAGCTACAGTCGCTGTTCCCGATGATGTGCTCGATGGCTCTTTGGAAAGATTTTCTTATTGGTCGATTTCTTTTGGCTGCACCTCATGTGGCCAAGATCCATGTTATTGTGAACAAGATTTGGAATTTGGAGGATAAGAGTATCAAAATTGATGTGTTTAGGGTCAATGATACTACAGTCAAATTTCGGATTCGTAGCTTCTGCCAGGTCGCGAGCTGTGCGCAGGGGAATTTGGAATATTTGTAGACAGCCAATGGTGCTCTCCAAATGGACTCCTATTGCCGAGGATGCCCAGCCGGCGATCACAACTATGCCTCTTTAAGTAGTAATCAAGAATGTACCTCATTCTTTGTTCTCGTGGAAGGGACTCAACTTTCTAGCTAGTCCAGTCAGAGTTCCCCAACAACTACATCAAGATACCGAATTGGTCATAAGTTTTGAGGAAGCTAAAGTTTTTGTTGAAGTTGATCTTTCTGTGGATTTGCCGAAGAGGTGTTTTTTCCAAATCAAGGGGCAGGAGGTTTGTATTGATTATAAATACCTTTGGCTCCCGACGCATTGTGGTTTCTGTGCAAAGTGGGGTCACTTCACTGATGATTGCCTCGCTAAACTAGCAGGGATAAAGTCTCTGGGGGTTGTTCAGTCCCCGGTCACTCATGGGAGTGGGGTTTATGAAACTCGGAAATCCATGTCACCTACGCCGTCAGTTTCTGGAACTGAGGCTCGGTTACCAGTCGATCAGGATGTTAGTGTTAACCTTGTTGCACCTACTGCTGTTTCGGCTGTCATTCAGCACCCGTTCGCTCCAAGTGAAGGTGAGTGGACTGAAGTTAATGGCTCTGGTAGTCGGGGCTCACATGCTGCGAAGAGATTGGAGTATGAGCAAGTCCGTATAGCCTCTCCAACTAGATTTGCTGCGCTTCAGGAAAGTGTTGAGGAGGGAGAACTTTTGCTAGAAGGTAACAAATCAGCATAGCTTCCAGCTATTTCGTCATTGGTTGCGCCAATGGGGACTTCAGGGGGGAAGGATTTACTTGAGGAGACACAATCTcctgctgttgctgttgttcAACGGCCTAATTTGCCTTGTCAATCTAAAAGTTCTCATAAGTATTTATCCGATCAATCTCAGCCTGCA from the Camelina sativa cultivar DH55 chromosome 12, Cs, whole genome shotgun sequence genome contains:
- the LOC104731507 gene encoding putative cytochrome P450 71A28, yielding MEMILISLCFTTFLAFLFFLNPLLKRTTTTKLNQPPSPWRLPVIGNLHQLSLHPHRSFRSLSLRYGPLMLLHFGRVPTLVVSSADVAHDVLKTHDLKFANRPKTKAVDIIMNGGRDVAFSSYGEYWRQMKSVCTIHLLCKRMVSSFEKVREEEINIVMEKLEKASSSSSPVNLSNLLLNMSNDVICRVAMGRKYSREENTSNFEYQLRKIMELLGAFPVGDYIPGLAWIDKLRGLDRQMEEVSKTFVEFLERVVQEHVDEVEKKETLDFVDILLQIQRDKTNGFELARSDIRLIILDIFLGGTTTIFTAIDWAMILLIRHPESMKKLQEEIRMYSRNKLYVSEEEVENMKYLKAVIKEVLRLHPPGPLLIPRLLSEDVKLKGYDIAAGTMVFINAWAIHRDTAKWGPDAEEFKPERHLGLPLDFRGQDFNFIPFGSGRRLCPAIDFATTLIEVALANFVYRFNWRVENRPLGDDDEYYLAETTGIEVCRKFPLIAFPASTLSKV